The following coding sequences are from one Delphinus delphis chromosome 19, mDelDel1.2, whole genome shotgun sequence window:
- the METTL16 gene encoding RNA N6-adenosine-methyltransferase METTL16 isoform X1, translating to MALSKSMHARNRYKDKPPDFAYLASKYPDFQQHVQINLNGRVSLNFKDPEAVRALTCTLLREDFGLSIDIPLERLIPTVPLRLNYIHWVEDLIGHQDSDKSTLRRGIDIGTGASCIYPLLGTTLNGWYFLATEVDDMCFNYAKKNVEQNNLSDLIKVVKVPQKTLLMDALKEESEIIYDFCMCNPPFFANQLEAKGVNSRNPRRPPPSSVNTGGITEIMAEGGELEFVKRIIHDSLQLQKRLRWYSCMLGKKCSLAPLKEELRIQGVPKVTYTEFCQGRTMRWALAWSFYDDVTVPSPPSKRRKLEKPRKPITFVVLESVMKELSLKASSLGSETVEGIVVVTTWIEKILTDLKVQHKRVPCGKEEISLFLTAIENSWIHLRRKKRDRVRQLREVPRAPKNVIQALEEKRSPAKESGKNQDLAQGPQESALCGPALQEGESATVEGHGPNQDSLSQEENPEPMEDERSEEKGEMEVWESCKGSSNGAQDQEASEQFSNPVSEKGNHLQRVAGCYLFKCLINVKKEVDDALVEMHWVEGQNRDLMNQLCTYIRNQIFRLVAS from the exons TCTTAATTTTAAAGACCCTGAAGCAGTCAGAGCTCTGACTTGTACTCTCCTAAGAGAAGATTTTGGACTTTCTATTGATATTCCGCTGGAGAGACTAATTCCCACAGTTCCCTTGAGACTCAACTATATTCATTGGGTAGAAGATCTGATCGGTCATCAGGACTCTGACAAAAGTACTCTCCGAAGAGGAATTGACATAG GTACTGGGGCATCCTGCATCTATCCTTTACTTGGAACAACCTTAAATGGCTGGTATTTCCTTGCAACAGAAGTAGATGACATGTGCTTCAACTATGCAAAGAAGAATGTGGAACAGAATAACTTATCGGATCTTATAAAAG TGGTAAAAGTACCACAGAAGACACTCCTGATGGATGCTCTTAAAGAAGAATCTGAGATAATCTATGACTTTTGCATGTGCAACCCTCCCTTTTTTGCCAATCAGTTGGAAGCCAAG GGAGTAAACTCTCGAAACCCTCGAAGACCCCCACCTAGCTCAGTAAATACAGGAGGGATCACAGAGATCATGGCAGAAGGAGGCGAATTAGAGTTtgttaaaaggatcatccacGACAGTTTACAGCTTCAAAAAAGATTAAG GTGGTATAGCTGTATGCTGGGAAAGAAATGCAGCCTGGCTCCTCTGAAGGAAGAACTTCGAATACAAGGG GTTCCTAAAGTCACCTACACTGAATTCTGCCAAGGTCGGACAATGAGGTGGGCTTTGGCTTGGAGTTTTTATGATGATGTAACAGTACCA tcacCACCAAGTAAGCGAAGAAAATTAGAGAAGCCAAGGAAACCCATTACGTTTGTAGTATTGGAATCTGTGATGAAAGAATTATCCCTCAAAGCATCGTCTTTGGGCTCTGAGACAGTGGAAGGCATAGtagttgtgacaacatggattgaAAAAATTCTCACCGATCTGAAG GTCCAGCATAAACGAGTTCCCTGTGGAAAGGAGGAAATTAGCCTTTTCctaacagccatagaaaactCCTGGATTCActtaaggaggaagaaaagggaccGAGTGAGACAACTGAGAGAAGTTCCCCGAGCTCCCAAGAACGTCATCCAAGCCTTGGAAGAGAAAAGGTCCCCCGCTAAAGAGTCTGGCAAGAACCAAGACTTGGCTCAGGGTCCCCAGGAGAGTGCTCTGTGTGGGCCTGCTCTACAGGAAGGCGAGTCTGCTACTGTGGAGGGCCATGGCCCAAACCAGGACTCGCTTTCCCAGGAGGAAAACCCAGAACCCATGGAGGATGAAAGGagtgaggaaaagggagagatggaggtTTGGGAAAGTTGTAAAGGCTCCAGTAATGGAGCCCAGGACCAAGAGGCTTCTGAGCAATTCAGCAACCCAGTATCTGAAAAAGGGAACCATCTCCAAAGAGTGGCTGGATGTTACCTATTCAAGTGTTTGATAAACGTTAAGAAGGAGGTAGATGATGCCTTAGTTGAAATGCATTGGGTTGAGGGCCAGAACAGGGATTTGATGAACCAGCTTTGTACTTATATACGTAACCAAATTTTCAGGCTTGTTGCTAGTTAA
- the METTL16 gene encoding RNA N6-adenosine-methyltransferase METTL16 isoform X2, whose protein sequence is MASGTFRGSMNASKTISLNFKDPEAVRALTCTLLREDFGLSIDIPLERLIPTVPLRLNYIHWVEDLIGHQDSDKSTLRRGIDIGTGASCIYPLLGTTLNGWYFLATEVDDMCFNYAKKNVEQNNLSDLIKVVKVPQKTLLMDALKEESEIIYDFCMCNPPFFANQLEAKGVNSRNPRRPPPSSVNTGGITEIMAEGGELEFVKRIIHDSLQLQKRLRWYSCMLGKKCSLAPLKEELRIQGVPKVTYTEFCQGRTMRWALAWSFYDDVTVPSPPSKRRKLEKPRKPITFVVLESVMKELSLKASSLGSETVEGIVVVTTWIEKILTDLKVQHKRVPCGKEEISLFLTAIENSWIHLRRKKRDRVRQLREVPRAPKNVIQALEEKRSPAKESGKNQDLAQGPQESALCGPALQEGESATVEGHGPNQDSLSQEENPEPMEDERSEEKGEMEVWESCKGSSNGAQDQEASEQFSNPVSEKGNHLQRVAGCYLFKCLINVKKEVDDALVEMHWVEGQNRDLMNQLCTYIRNQIFRLVAS, encoded by the exons TCTTAATTTTAAAGACCCTGAAGCAGTCAGAGCTCTGACTTGTACTCTCCTAAGAGAAGATTTTGGACTTTCTATTGATATTCCGCTGGAGAGACTAATTCCCACAGTTCCCTTGAGACTCAACTATATTCATTGGGTAGAAGATCTGATCGGTCATCAGGACTCTGACAAAAGTACTCTCCGAAGAGGAATTGACATAG GTACTGGGGCATCCTGCATCTATCCTTTACTTGGAACAACCTTAAATGGCTGGTATTTCCTTGCAACAGAAGTAGATGACATGTGCTTCAACTATGCAAAGAAGAATGTGGAACAGAATAACTTATCGGATCTTATAAAAG TGGTAAAAGTACCACAGAAGACACTCCTGATGGATGCTCTTAAAGAAGAATCTGAGATAATCTATGACTTTTGCATGTGCAACCCTCCCTTTTTTGCCAATCAGTTGGAAGCCAAG GGAGTAAACTCTCGAAACCCTCGAAGACCCCCACCTAGCTCAGTAAATACAGGAGGGATCACAGAGATCATGGCAGAAGGAGGCGAATTAGAGTTtgttaaaaggatcatccacGACAGTTTACAGCTTCAAAAAAGATTAAG GTGGTATAGCTGTATGCTGGGAAAGAAATGCAGCCTGGCTCCTCTGAAGGAAGAACTTCGAATACAAGGG GTTCCTAAAGTCACCTACACTGAATTCTGCCAAGGTCGGACAATGAGGTGGGCTTTGGCTTGGAGTTTTTATGATGATGTAACAGTACCA tcacCACCAAGTAAGCGAAGAAAATTAGAGAAGCCAAGGAAACCCATTACGTTTGTAGTATTGGAATCTGTGATGAAAGAATTATCCCTCAAAGCATCGTCTTTGGGCTCTGAGACAGTGGAAGGCATAGtagttgtgacaacatggattgaAAAAATTCTCACCGATCTGAAG GTCCAGCATAAACGAGTTCCCTGTGGAAAGGAGGAAATTAGCCTTTTCctaacagccatagaaaactCCTGGATTCActtaaggaggaagaaaagggaccGAGTGAGACAACTGAGAGAAGTTCCCCGAGCTCCCAAGAACGTCATCCAAGCCTTGGAAGAGAAAAGGTCCCCCGCTAAAGAGTCTGGCAAGAACCAAGACTTGGCTCAGGGTCCCCAGGAGAGTGCTCTGTGTGGGCCTGCTCTACAGGAAGGCGAGTCTGCTACTGTGGAGGGCCATGGCCCAAACCAGGACTCGCTTTCCCAGGAGGAAAACCCAGAACCCATGGAGGATGAAAGGagtgaggaaaagggagagatggaggtTTGGGAAAGTTGTAAAGGCTCCAGTAATGGAGCCCAGGACCAAGAGGCTTCTGAGCAATTCAGCAACCCAGTATCTGAAAAAGGGAACCATCTCCAAAGAGTGGCTGGATGTTACCTATTCAAGTGTTTGATAAACGTTAAGAAGGAGGTAGATGATGCCTTAGTTGAAATGCATTGGGTTGAGGGCCAGAACAGGGATTTGATGAACCAGCTTTGTACTTATATACGTAACCAAATTTTCAGGCTTGTTGCTAGTTAA